The Miscanthus floridulus cultivar M001 chromosome 17, ASM1932011v1, whole genome shotgun sequence genome has a window encoding:
- the LOC136516540 gene encoding zinc finger CCCH domain-containing protein 40-like yields MAHRLLRDAQADGWERSDFPIICESCLGDNPYVRMLRAEYDKECKICARPFTVFRWRPGRDARYKKTEICQTCCKLKNVCQVCLLDLEYGLPVQVRDTALAINSNDAIPRSDVNREYFAEEHDRRARAGIDYDSSYGKARPNDTILKLQRTAPYYKRNRAHVCSFFVRGECTRGAECPYRHEMPETGELSQQNIKDRYYGVNDPVALKLLSKAGEMPSLTPPDDETIRTLYIGGLDSRITEQDLRDQFYAHGEIESIRMVLQRAIAFVTYTTREGAEKAAEELANKLVIKGMRLKLMWGKPQAPKPEEDESGRQGQVSHGGLLPRAVLSQQQSGDQPQPPGMEGQQQQAAPASYYFNIPAPPAAERTLYPSMDPQRMGAIVKSQDSEGKPGPQQAGQAQPSSSSAQGGYPAPPPYYHGQYPPYYPPPPPYGGYMPPPRMPYHPQYPPYQPMLAQPAQGQASSSQQPPQAGAGQQPPHGRPAQQQPPHGPPAQQQPPHGPPAQQQPQQPTQN; encoded by the exons ATGGCTCACCGGCTGCTACGGGACGCGCAGGCGGACGGGTGGGAGCGGTCGGACTTCCCCATCATCTGCGAGTCATGCCTCGGCGACAACCCCTACGTCCGGATG TTAAGAGCTGAATATGACAAAGAATGCAAAATTTGTGCACGTCCTTTTACTGTCTTCCGGTGGCGGCCTGGTCGAGATGCAAGGTACAAGAAGACTGAGATCTGCCAGACATGTTGCAAGCTAAAGAATGTCTGCCAGGTCTGCCTGCTGGATCTTGAATATGGTCTGCCTGTTCAGGTCCGAGATACAGCACTCGCTATCAATTCTAATGATGCAATTCCAAGGAGTGATGTCAATCGCGAATATTTTGCAGAAGAGCATGATAGGAGG GCCAGAGCTGGCATAGACTATGATTCTTCCTATGGGAAGGCTCGTCCAAATGATACCATTCTGAAGCTTCAGAGGACAGCACCATATTACAAGAGGAACAGAGCTCATGTTTGCAGTTTCTTTGTGCGTGGCGAATGTACAAGAGGAGCTGAGTGCCCTTATCGTCATGAGATGCCTGAAACTGGGGAGTTATCTCAGCAGAACATTAAAGATCGCTACTATGG AGTTAATGATCCAGTTGCACTGAAACTTTTGAGCAAGGCAGGTGAGATGCCATCCCTGACACCGCCAGATGATGAGACTATAAGGACCCTCTACATTGGTGGACTCGATAGCAGAATAACTGAGCAAGATTTGAGGGATCAATTTTATGCTCATGGTGAGATCGAGTCCATAAGGATGGTACTTCAACGTGCAATCGCATTTGTGACATATACTACAAGAGAAGGCGCAGAGAAGGCTGCAGAGGAGCTTGCTAACAAGCTAGTCATCAAGGGCATGCGCCTGAAGCTGATGTGGGGCAAGCCTCAGGCTCCAAAGCCTGAGGAGGATGAGTCTGGGAGGCAGGGGCAGGTTTCCCATGGAGGACTGCTCCCTAGGGCTGTCTTATCTCAGCAGCAGAGCGGTGACCAACCTCAACCCCCTGGGATGGAGGGCCAACAGCAACAGGCTGCACCAGCATCGTACTACTTCAACATTCCAGCACCACCAGCAGCGGAGCGGACTCTGTACCCATCCATGGATCCACAGAGGATGGGTGCTATAGTAAAATCACAGGACAGTGAAGGCAAACCAGGGCCGCAGCAAGCCGGGCAAGCTCAGCCATCAAGCAGCTCAGCACAGGGCGGCTATCCTGCACCACCGCCATACTACCATGGTCAGTATCCACCATACTATCCACCTCCCCCACCATATGGTGGCTACATGCCTCCACCGCGCATGCCCTACCACCCACAATATCCACCTTACCAGCCGATGCTAGCACAACCAGCACAGGGACAGGCTAGTTCATCTCAGCAACCACCGCAAGCAGGTGCAGGACAGCAGCCGCCTCATGGCCGTCCAGCTCAGCAGCAGCCACCTCATGGCCCTCCAGCTCAGCAGCAGCCACCTCATGGCCCTCCAGCTCAGCAGCAGCCGCAACAGCCAACTCAGAACTGA